From the Apis cerana isolate GH-2021 linkage group LG3, AcerK_1.0, whole genome shotgun sequence genome, one window contains:
- the LOC107998118 gene encoding helicase domino isoform X8 has protein sequence MSDKQTAPILPPLNGGGGSNGSTTQQTVNLQQVLATAQGLNVLTTGAGQQFVITSQVPGLTQVIPSNASTNANIQQIGVNISRIVNISGTPPRASVGVAGVSNSPLTSPTRQSSPKVVLATSPKLVRTSIRNMFVAPTSQASLQSPPARKKLKLADSTEKSTMIADDTMGYRRRIMEHKMKRMRAIREKYAENASELFFLHAGGNMMDFQTWRKKPPTPQYLHFLRQHRLDPDDDDEDLTAPLPAISEIPLTPTTTTVSTIVPVNQCTEVKISGINVAPVAVSTTLPAAVAQLNQQGHVPGRPQGGRHGMVFAFRPAIQSSPVTAHPPPTSTLAPTLIIGNAPIVPSSPKSVTTTVPSSVIDKSTITTSITTTITTMTTSTVTFTGATTTIAVTTTTKTSSAPTTPVQPVVKLVKLPASNATSCDITNNQEQIVEKAKQEAYVMQRIAELQREGLWSERRLPKVQEPPRTKAHWDYLLEEMVWLAADFAQERKWKKAAAKKCARMVQKYFQEKAIQAQKAEKSQELRLKKIASFIAKEIKTFWTNVEKLVEYKQQTRLEEKRKQALDQHLNFIVGQTEKYSTWLTEGLNKTDGPQSIPASMNSSRISSPIPPGKSHSDEDFQPNQSSDDDEETIAKAEEELKSVTNHKEEVELLKKESELPLEDLLKELPPDYLENRSKSLSPASKEVEEENEKTTDGDMDFVAASDESSDEEETIMEQEKLEENADYKQELDDLKAENEMSIDELMAKYGNISDVPMDVEQEPNQESDKESTKQEENEEESTSNESESEESDNEVGEEESQTQTDNETDIGLKSLLEDISMEKSSDDKTAELDHSDAHNEMDNVAALAESIQPKGNTLLTTSVVTKIPFLLKHPLREYQHIGLDWLVTMYDRKLNGILADEMGLGKTIQTIALLAHLACEKGNWGPHLIIVPTSVMLNWEMECKKWCPGFKILTYYGTQKERKQKRTGWTKPNAFHICITSYKLVIQDHQSFRRKKWKYLILDEAQNIKNFKSQRWQLLLNFQTQRRLLLTGTPLQNNLMELWSLMHFLMPNVFQSHREFKEWFSNPVTGMIEGNSEYNENIIRRLHKVLRPFLLRRLKTEVEKQLPKKYEHVVMCRLSKRQRYLYDDFMSRAKTKETLASGNLLSVINVLMQLRKVCNHPNLFEVRPTVSPFQMEAIEYVTASLIWSALDYDPFKHIDLSSINLLLCDLELTLTAFVAHRVRRLQTPRKLIEEIDTQPDPFPRCPSGKIKINVRLSNQVKPSSVPRQTQAKLKNLAGILPTPKVGTSPLIKTANNQSTPTQGVTLKVAGGQQLQGYSVQLVQHQGSVKVSFPVMTPCVQRLKVLPKSLMGLSTTATTVNKVIGGVVTTTSGTSGRPVMRVPPLNVTASPNITAQSAAGNGQSQQQSIRSGIVTRHAQKESEKAQIKERPKSEFYLPQLEEERKQRRQAKLRLVANINERRCAACPLYGEDLFMALRIGKPSTACRWHNGWVHCATAKDSTRTRRQFFSRTEALAEAIKSTEQIVEELKEVFERFVVHVPAVCAPTPRFHVSHPPPHKLFGQRRIQMELQRQFSPKLALFHPVASAMMTQFPDPRLIQYDCGKLQSLHQLLRKLKSENHRVLIFTQMTRMLDVLEAFLNFHGHIYLRLDGTTKVDQRQVLMERFNGDKRIFCFILSTRSGGVGVNLTGADTVIFYDSDWNPTMDAQAQDRCHRIGQTRDVHIYRLVSEKTVEENILKKANQKRLLGDLAIEGGNFTTAYFKSSTIQDLFNIDQSENDATTRMAEVLEQNRDREKFLQKDNQSQTLEDKIAMGALESALAAAEEDLDVQAAKTAKAEAVADLAEFDENIPLDDADRDDLQVSKAELEVQNLVSQLTPIERYAMKFVEESEGAFSAAQLAAAERELEEQKKEWELDRLRALREEEERRMRLADDDEKPLTFGREDAQNQIWLSDDNMEQMPMWCPPTPPTTDNDVYIDYSLGFLYENTPMSEAQLPPIYIKKEQKRSRIEAGINDRDGRRAVKMRHKEESVYAPRSLFDRPSPALMKIRRDMKLHKYRIVRPPIPLPGIKPSHISKSSVDQEHVLDWMIHEDWALLQAIQIYQGLPLNLMILSPGHTPNWDLVADIVNNTSRIYRSPKQCRSRYESVIVPREEGKLLYDTTPKKQKKQKGVYKMPQVSEQQSKTNRPMKTSQLYNQDKNHSFTLMCCQRFDTIKSVSNKRTPTVKPLLVNPLMKNPTNAAVLAECGIQYDNPLAPIEVATRRADRIAKEKLKHAVLTAEQQQQVAARILQQQQQQQQQQQQQQQVQQQQQQQQQIKLQQQQAQQNISNTTSPQVHQLTQVATTVTTGLTTMKTITTITNVTTGGTTVATSTVKTRPGGTLTMQDARTAPTVVSVGNLQAAQRIATASLVSAAQNSPAGTQKSIGVTVATPSGSKTLTAAQLQYYRQQQVLLRQQQLKVLQAQAAANSQKVSVAVSAAAAQQRATLMKQNITSGTVAQTTVGKQTVARAVSETEMAALIKRQALQQQAKAVAQVQVPAQTGLTPAQIFAQAGLQVQHAGTSTSGTPVATLVKTANVRTATPQQIRQLALHPQIIHQRKLPAQKVAQLTQVAAKTGVQTQLIVQQKSLPATMTVQQIQQVMKHVQPSAMQQFTHVSTGQTVSQPGQVVLAKSPLQTRVIPVASAALKQTIQVMTASSAQLRQATPAQGKPVVTTARGSPGPSQVKLQTLAHPIHPQQVQQQQQQQQQQQQQSQTQPDAQPK, from the exons ATGAGTGATAAGCAGACTGCACCTATTTTACCGCCCCTTAATGGGGGTGGAGGAAGCAATGGAAGCACAACTCAGCAAACAGTTAATCTGCAACAAGTTCTTGCTACTGCTCAAGGACTCAATGTTCTTACCACAGGTGCTGGACAACAATTTGTTATTACTTCACAGGTTCCTGGTCTTACACAG GTTATTCCAAGTAATGCATCAACAAATGcaaatattcaacaaattgGTGTTAATATTAGtagaattgttaatattagtGGTACACCACCACGTGCAAGTGTGGGAGTTGCAGGTGTCAGTAATTCACCTCTCACATCTCCTACCCGTCAAAGTTCACCTAAAGTTGTTTTAGCAACATCTCCAAAACTTGTTCGTACTTCTATTAGAAATATGTTTGTTGCACCAACTTCTCAAGCTTCATTGCAGTCACCACCTGCAAGGAAGAAATTGAAGTTAGCAGATTCCACTGAAAAATCTACTATGATTGCTGATGATACAATGGGTTATAGAAGGAGAATTATGGaacataaaatgaaaagaatgcgtgcaataagagaaaaatatgcTGAAAATGCATCAGAACTATTCTTTCTACATGCTGGAGGCAATATGATGGATTTTCAAACATGGAGAAAGAAACCTCCAACACCTCAATACTTGCATTTTTTACGGCAACATAGATTAGATccagatgatgatgatgaagatTTAACAGCTCCACTGCCAGCAATATCAGAAATTCCATTAACACCAACTACAACTACTGTTTCTACAATAGTTCCTGTGAATCAATGTACAGAAGTAAAAATTTCTGGAATCAATGTTGCTCCAGTTGCAGTATCTACAACATTGCCTGCTGCAGTAGCCCAACTTAATCAACaag GACATGTACCAGGTAGGCCTCAAGGGGGCCGCCATGGCATGGTGTTTGCCTTCAGACCAGCAATTCAGTCTTCACCAGTCACCGCTCATCCTCCACCTACTTCTACTCTAGCACCCACGCTCATTATAG GTAATGCACCAATAGTTCCAAGTTCACCAAAATCTGTAACAACAACTGTTCCAAGTTCAGTGATAGATAAATCTACAATAACTACATCTATTACAACAACTATTACTACAATGACTACTTCTACTGTTACCTTTACTGGAGCTACTACTACAATTGCTGTTACTACTACTACAAAAACATCTTCTGCGCCTACTACACCTGTTCAGCCTGTTGTCAAACTTGTTAAATTACCTGCCTCCAATGCGACATCATGTGATATCACAAATAATCAAGAACAAATAGTAGAAAAAGCTAAACAAGAAGCATATGTTATGCAAAGGATTGCGGAACTACAACGTGAAGGATTATGGTCAGAAAGAAGATTACCTAAGGTACAAGAACCACCTCGTACAAAAGCTCACTGGGATTATTTATTGGAAGAAATGGTTTGGTTAGCTGCCGACTTTGCTCAAGAACGAAAGTGGAAAAAAGCTGCAGCAAAAAAATGTGCGCGTAtggtacaaaaatattttcaggagAAAGCAATTCAAGCACAAAAAGCTGAAAAATCACAAGAACTTAGGTTAAAAAAGATCGCTAGTTTTATTgctaaagaaattaaaactttctGGACAAATGTAGAAAAG ttggtGGAATATAAGCAACAAACGAGGcttgaagaaaaaaggaagcaaGCATTAGACCAacacttaaattttattgtgggccaaacagaaaaatattcaacatgGTTAACTGAAGGACTTAATAAAACTGATGGCCCTCAAAGTATACCAGCCTCTATGAATAGTTCACGCATTTCTTCTCCAATACCACCTGGCAAATCTCATTCTGATG aggATTTTCAACCAAACCAAAGTTCAGATGATGATGAAGAAACTATAGCAAAAGCTGAAGAAGAACTGAAATCTGTGACAAATCATAAAGAAGAAGttgaattgttaaaaaaagaatcggaaTTACCCTTAGAAgatcttttaaaagaattaccaCCTGATTACTTAGAGAATAGAAGTAAAAGTTTGTCACCTGCATCAAAGGAAGTGGAAGaa gaaaatgaaaagacAACAGATGGAGATATGGATTTTGTTGCTGCATCAGATGAATCCTCAGATGAGGAAGAAACTATCATGGAACAAGAAAAACTGGAAGAAAATGCAGATTATAAACAAGAATTAGACGATCTCAAA GCTGAAAATGAAATGTCTATTGATGAACTTATGGCTAAATATGGTAACATATCAGATGTGCCAATGGATGTTGAACAGGAACCAAATCaag aaTCAGATAAAGAAAGCACAAAGCAAGAAGAGAATGAAGAAGAATCTACAAGTAATGAAAGTGAAAGTGAGGAAAGTGATAATGAAGTTGGAGAAGAGGAGTCTCAAACACAAACTGATAATGAAACTGATATTGGACTTAAATCTCTGTTAGAAGATATATCTATGGAAAAATCATCAGatgataaa actGCAGAATTGGATCATTCAGATGCTCACAATGAAATGGATAACGTAGCAGCATTGGCAGAAAGTATTCAACCTAAAGGAAATACTTTACTTACAACTAGT GTTGTCacaaaaattccatttcttttaaaacatcCTCTTCGAGAATATCAGCACATAGGCTTGGACTGGCTTGTTACAATGtatgatagaaaattaaatggcATTTTGGCAGATGAAATGGGTTTGGGTAAAACCATACAAACAATTGCTTTACTTGCGCATTTAGCATGTGAAAAGGGTAATTGGGGTCCTCATCTTATAATAGTACCAACATCTGTAATGCTCAACTGGGAAATGGAATGTAAAAAGTGGTGTCCAGGATTTAagatattaacttattatggaacacaaaaagaaaggaaacaaaaaagaacag gTTGGACAAAACCTAATGCatttcatatttgtataaCATCATATAAATTGGTTATACAAGATCATCAAAgctttagaagaaaaaagtggAAGTATCTTATATTAGATGAagctcaaaatataaaaaatttcaaatcacaAAGATGgcagttattattaaattttcaaacacaacg ACGTTTATTGCTTACTGGTACACCTCtccaaaataatttgatgGAATTGTGGTcattaatgcattttttaatGCCAAATGTATTTCAATCACACAGAGAATTTAAAGAATGGTTTAGTAATCCTGTTACTGGAATGATAGAAGGGAACagtgaatataatgaaaatatcattcgTCGTCTGCACAAG GTTTTACGACCTTTTTTATTGCGAAGATTAAAAACAGAAGTAGAAAAACAATTGccaaaaaaatatgaacatgTTGTCATGTGTCGTTTATCAAAACGACAGCGATATCTGTATGATGATTTTATGTCTAGAGCAAA GACAAAAGAAACTTTGGCTAGTGGTAATTTGTTAAGcgttattaatgtattaatgcAATTACGAAAAGTATGCAATCatccaaatttatttgaagTGAGACCTACTGTATCACCATTTCAAATGGAAGCAATTGAATATGTCACTGCTTCTTTGATATGGAGTGCTCTGGATTATGATCCATTTaag catATCGATCTATCTagtattaatcttttattatgtgATTTGGAATTAACTCTTACCGCGTTTGTGGCGCATAGAGTTAGGCGTTTACAAACCCCACGAAAACTTATAGAAGAAATAGATACACAACCAGATCCATTTCCAAGATGTCCAtccggaaaaattaaaattaatgttagaTTATCTAATCAAGTTAAACCATCATCTGTTCCACGACAAACccaagcaaaattaaaaaatttagccGGAATTTTACCTACTCCAAAAGTTGGAACATCTCCTTTAATAAAGACTGCAAATAATCAAAGCACTCCAACGCAag gtGTCACATTAAAAGTAGCAGGTGGCCAACAATTGCAGGGATATTCTGTACAATTAGTTCAACATCAAGGTAGTGTAAAAG TTTCATTTCCAGTAATGACTCCGTGTGTACAACGTTTAAAAGTCTTACCAAAATCTTTAATGGGCCTATCTACTACAGCAACTACTGTAAACAAAGTTATAGGAGGTGTAGTGACAACTACAAGTGGAACAAGTGGAAGGCCCGTAATGAGAGTACCGCCACTCAATGTTACTGCTTCTCCTAATATTACTGCACAGTCTGCCGCTGGTAATGGACAATCTCAACAACAATCGATTCGTTCCGGTATTGTTACTAGACACGCACAAAAAGAATCAGAAAAGGCACAAATAAAAGAACGTCCAAAATCCGAATTTTATttg CCACAATTAGAAGAAGAACGAAAACAAAGAAGGCAAGCTAAACTTCGTTTGGttgcaaatattaatgaaagacGATGTGCTGCGTGTCCTTTATATGGAGAAGATTTGTTTATGGCATTAAGAATTGGTAAACCATCTACAGCATGTAGATGGCATAATGGTTGGGTTCATTGTGCAACTGCTAAAGATAGTACACGTACACGAaggcaatttttttctcgcacAGAAGCACTTGCAGAAGCAATTAAAAGTACGGAACAAATTGTTGAAGAGCTTAAAGAAGTTTTTGAAAg ATTTGTTGTACATGTTCCTGCTGTATGTGCTCCTACACCACGTTTTCATGTTTCTCATCCTCCACCACATAAATTGTTTGGTCAACGACGTATACAAATGGAATTACAACGTCAATTTTCACCAAAATTAGCATTGTTCCATCCAGTAGCTAGTGCAATGATGACGCAATTCCCGGATCCTAGATTGATACAATACGATTGTGGAAAATTACAATCTTTACATCAACTCCTTAGAAAacttaaatctgaaaatcatagagttttaatttttacacaaaTGACAAGAATGTTGGATGTATTAGAagcttttcttaattttcatggtcatatatatttacgtttaGATGGTACTACTAAAGTAGATCAGCGAcag gtTTTGATGGAAAGATTTAATGGagataaacgaatattttgtttcattttgtcGACGAGATCTGGAGGTGTCGGTGTAAATCTTACAGGAGCAGATACTGTTATATTTTACGATAGTGATTGGAATCCTACAATGGATGCCCAAGCACAAGATAGATGTCATAGAATAGGTCAAACTCGGGATGTACATATCTacag attagtAAGTGAAAAAACTgtggaagaaaatattctgaaaaaggCCAATCAAAAAAGACTACTTGGAGATTTAGCTATTGAAGGAGGGAATTTCACAACTGCTTACTTTAAAAGT tctACAATTCaagatctttttaatattgatcaatCGGAGAATGATGCAACAACCCGAATGGCCGAAGTATTGGAACAAAATAgagatcgagaaaaatttttgcagaAGGATAATCAAAGTCAAACTTTAGAGGATAAAATAGCAATGGGTGCACTTGAAAGTGCTCTAGCTGCTGCTGAAGAAGATCTTGATGTTCAAGCTGCAAAGACTGCTAAAGCAGAGGCTGTTGCTGATTTAGcagaatttgatgaaaatataccTTTAGATGATGCAGATAGGGATGATTTACAAGTTAGCAAAGCTGAACTTGAAGTACAAAACTTAGTATCTCAg ttGACGCCCATAGAACGTTATGCGATGAAGTTTGTCGAGGAATCGGAAGGTGCATTTTCTGCGGCACAACTTGCGGCAGCAGAACGTGAACTCGaagaacaaaagaaagaatgggAATTAGATCGGTTACGAGCGCTGCgtgaggaagaagaaagacgaATGCGATTAGCTGATGATGACGAGAAGCCTTTGACGTTTGGACGTGAGGATGCGCAAAATCAG ATATGGTTATCGGACGACAATATGGAGCAAATGCCG atgtGGTGTCCTCCTACACCTCCCACAACGGATAACGATGTTTACATCGACTATTCTTTGGGatttctttatgaaaataCTCCTATGTCGGAAGCACAATTACCTCcgatatacattaaaaaagaacaaaagagAAGTAGAATAGAAGCCGGAATTAATGATCGCGATG gACGTCGAGCGGTTAAAATGAGACATAAAGAAGAATCTGTTTATGCACCGAGATCTTTATTTGATCGGCCTTCACCAGCACTTATGAAAATTCGCCGTGAtatgaaattacataaatatcgtATAGTGCGCCCACCAATTCCACTGCCGGGTATAAAGCCTTCGCATATATCGAAATCTTCCGTGGACCAAGAACATGTTTTAGATTGGATGATACACGAAGATTGGGCTTTACTTCAagcaattcaaatttatcaagGACTGCCATTAAATTTGATGATTTTATCTCCTGGTCACACTCCCAATTGGGATTTAGTTGCagatatagtaaataatactTCTCGAATATATAGATCTCCTAAACAATGTAGAAGCAGATACGAATCGGTAATAGTACcaagagaagaaggaaaattacTTTACGATACCACGccgaaaaaacaaaagaaacaaaaaggcGTTTACAAAATGCCTCAGGTTTCCGAG CAACAAAGTAAAACAAACAGGCCAATGAAAACGTCTCAGTTATATAATCAGGATAAAAATCATTCGTTTACATTAATGTGCTGTCAAAGATTTGATACCATTAAATCTGTTTCGAATAAGAGAACACCTACTGTTAAACCGTTACTCGTTAATCCGTTAATGAAAAATCCTACCAATGCTGCAGTTTTAGCTGAATGTGGTATTCAATATGATAATCCGTTAGCTCCTATAGAAGTTGCAACACGACGCGCCGATAGGATTGCAAAGGAGAAACTTAAACATGCC GTTTTAACTGCggagcaacaacaacaagtaGCCGCTCGTATATTgcaacagcagcaacagcagcagcagcagcaacaacaacaacaacaggttcagcagcagcagcagcagcagcaacaaatTAAACTGCAACAACAACAAGctcaacaaaatatttcaaacaccACAAGTCCTCAAGTACATCAATTAACGCAAGTTGCAACTACCGTTACAACGGGGTTAACTACAATGAAAACTATTACTACAATCACTAATGTTACTACCGGTGGTACGACAGTTGCTACATCAACAGTTAAAACTCGACCAGGAGGAACATTAACTATGCAAGATGCACGGACAGCACCAACTGTTGTTAGTGTTGGTAATCTTCAAGCTGCTCAAAGAATTGCAACCGCAAGTTTAGTATCTGCTGCCCAAAATTCTCCTGCAGGTACACAAAAAAGTATTGGTGTTACTGTAGCAACGCCTTCCGGTAGTAAGACGTTAACTGCTGcacaattacaatattatcgaCAACAGCAAGTTCTATTGCGACAGCAACAACTAAAAGTATTGCAAGCACAAGCTGCTGCAAATAGTCAAAAAGTATCGGTAGCTGTTTCAGCTGCTGCTGCACAACAAAGAGCTACGttgatgaaacaaaatataactAGTGGCACTGTTGCACAAACTACTGTTGGAAAACAAACCGTAGCACGTGCAGTATCAGAGACGGAAATGGCTGCACTAATAAAGCGACAAGCTTTGCAGCAACAAGCAAAAGCGGTAGCTCAAGTACAAGTACCTGCACAGACTGGACTTACTCCAGCTCAAATATTCGCACAGGCAGGTTTACAAGTACAACATGCTGGAACATCTACAAGTGGAACTCCAGTTGCTACCTTAGTAAAAACTGCAAATGTACGTACAGCAACACCTCAACAAATCCGTCAGCTCGCTCTTCATCCTCAGATTATCCATCAAAGAAAATTGCCGGCACAAAAAGTTGCACAATTAACGCAAGTTGCCGCGAAAACTGGTGTTCAGACTCAATTAATTGTGCAACAAAAGTCATTACCTGCGACGATGACTGTGCAACAAATTCAACAAGTCATGAAACATGTTCAACCATCTGCAATGCAACAATTTACACAT GTTTCTACAGGACAAACAGTTTCACAACCTGGTCAAGTAGTTTTAGCTAAATCTCCATTACAGACAAGAGTAATTCCAGTTGCATCTGCTGCTTTAAAACAAACGATTCAAGTTATGACTGCAAGTAGTGCTCAATTACGGCAAGCTACACCTGCTCAAGGTAAACCTGTTGTTACAACTGCAAGAGGTAGCCCCGGGCCTAGTCAAGTTAAATTACAAACTCTTGCACATCCTATTCATCCTCAACAAgtacaacaacaacagcaacagcaacaacaacaacagcaacaatcACAAACTCAACCAGATGCTCAACCAAAGTAA